A single genomic interval of Phoenix dactylifera cultivar Barhee BC4 unplaced genomic scaffold, palm_55x_up_171113_PBpolish2nd_filt_p 001143F, whole genome shotgun sequence harbors:
- the LOC120108036 gene encoding uncharacterized protein LOC120108036: MALPCPEPILQVPGRREAPNSDQGGRTSTDLALARPTSTTQRSGQPSTRPQFPSSEPGNSQEATGSGAPRPAEAGLAGSSGPQERVPYAPGWAVFEGDSALDNAQVAREVLRVALLPADQAKIRSMNYGEFMDSAICSSIRRLHETETMIHIIQDYRDRARRHQRGREEAKTKFLASEAEQKVLQAKLGAAEDEVRTLVAELEEEKGAHSLTRSEVRAAEARRTEAESSLAIREQEVGEARIKVRDLEIRLLDVQSLLADREREIKILERKAAYHEAREKEAREQAQDAVKLFRESEEFRNLMEEEGVNGLIQGFKDFRNQLRRLLPDFDLSLLQPGAGVENPEAEAEVEVPTSGGTDQEGQAEEGEIVLEVTEAAPKATVGASAAVEPAVPEVAGPEPFV; the protein is encoded by the exons ATGGCACTTCCGTGTCCGGAGCCGATTTTGCAAGTCCCTGGTCGGCGGGAAGCTCCAAATTCCGACCAGGGAGGGAGGACCTCAACAGATCTGGCGCTCGCACGCCCCACCTCTACCACGCAGCGGTCCGGTCAGCCGTCTACTCGACCCCAATTCCCCAGCTCTGAGCCGGGGAATAGCCAAGAAGCAACGGGGTCGGGCGCACCCAGGCCAGCTGAGGCCGGTCTGGCGGGTTCTTCGGGTCCTCAGGAGCGGGTGCCTTACGCTCCTGGATGGGCTGTtttcgagggcgactcggccctcgataatgcacaagtggcgcgcgaagttcttcgggtcgcgctgctcccggccgaccaggccaaaaTTCGGTCCATGAACTACGGCGAGTTCATGGACTCCGCTATTTGCTCTTCCATCCGA CGCCTCCACGAGACCGAGACGATGATTCACATCATCCAGGACTATCGGGACCGGGCCCGAAGGCATCAAAGGGGGCGCGAGGAGGCCAAAACAAAGTTCCTCGCGTCTGAGGCCGAGCAGAAAGTGCTTCAAGCGAAGCTAGGGGCGGCCGAAGACGAGGTTCGGACTCTGGTCGCCGAacttgaagaggagaagggcgcgcactctTTGACTAGGTCCGAAGTGCGCGCCGCGGAGGCCCGCCGGACGGAGGCCGAATCGTCGCTCGCTatacgcgagcaggaggtgggggaggctCGAATAAAGGTCCGAGATCTCGAGATCCGTCTACTTGACGTGCAATCTCTGCTCGCGGATCgcgaaagagaaataaagattttggagcggaaggccgcctaccatgaggctcgggagaaggaggcccgggagcaggcccaggacgccgtcaagctcttccgtgaatcggaagagtttcgcaacttgatggaagaggaaggcgtcaatggtctcatccagggcttcaaggacttccgcaATCAGTTGCGGCGACTTCTCCCAGATTTCGACCTTAGCCTGCTTCAACCAGGCGCTGGGGTCGAAAACCCAGAAGCGGAGGCGGAGGTAGAGGTTCCAACCTCTGGCGGGACCGACCAGGAGGGTCAAGCTGAAGAAGGCGAGATCGTTCTCGAGGTCACCGAGGCAGCTCCTAAAGCCACCGTGGGGGCCTCGGCCGCAGTAGAGCCAGCTGTTCCTGAAGTCGCCGGGCCTGAGCCCTTTGTGTAG